The Alnus glutinosa chromosome 8, dhAlnGlut1.1, whole genome shotgun sequence DNA segment aaTGTGTTTGATGATCGTGAAGGGCTAGAagatctcaaaacccatgctaaaaggttttgttttcaagattccaatctacttattcataaaaaaagttgaacttgtctatgagttttcttagatttcttgaataaaactcaacgttcttgaaagaaaacgatgtcttttgcaatgattccatttgacatgatgtgtgtttacttattagagtcaccttataggatATGCTAGGGAACAActgtcatttcatacctttggtagtgtaaaatgtctttccattgtagtttaatctttacatggaatagatcggtgtgaaactagataccttattattgtggcctaattagggtgttCACgcattgtgtatgcttattaggatgtgttatagagtagtaagctagggagcattaatcccccacacctttggtagtataatcgtttttcaattatagtttaaatctttacgtggtaagtgtttgatgtgaaactagatgctttatgattacgtcctaacgaaagtattttcatgtcgaggtcgtcgtaatggttgacgcccattacgcgctcatatcatgcatgttaggaagatccatatagactttaagcatttcattggttgatgattggataagatcaataccctaagtttcctttaagtttgttttcattttccactttcatttcttcattttacttgttgtagcttcaattctacaacctttacttttgttttctttttcaaagtcaAGTTACATACACTCATTAAGTATcctgttacgcaaaacaacctccaatctctgtggttcgataacccttactatagtacaattgattcgtactattgcgaagtggttcaatatataaatttaaaatccacgtagtcgagttGACTACCAAACATCAAATGAGATTACCCTATGGCTGCTTGGTGACTAGGATTTGTCTGAGGTTTGTGCAAGACATTCTTGCATATGAGAGCAGATCTGCTCTaagcagactagatctaagacatgGGTAACAAATAACCCTTCACACCGAACTATCTAGgttgtgagagataacccctcacatcTAACCTTCATCCCATAAATCGCCCATAAGAGCATATTTACAGAGAAGAAAATTCTTATTCAAAGCCAAAATACGACCAGCAAACAGCAGCAGTGGCCAGGGTGGAGATGAACGACTCATCACGGAGGTAGATGAACGGATGCATAGTAGAAATGCCAAAATTGATGATCTAGTTGGAGAACACctacaaaacaaagaaagaaataaagaaaagaaaagaaaaaataataaataaataaataaaactagaaTGGGAAGGGGAGGGTAGGAGCAGGGTGTAGAAATGgaaagggagaggaggagggagcagatctgctccctcctcctctcagatCTGTTTTCTGAGGGGTGAGGTCTAGGGTCGGCtaggaggaagagagaaagaaaaactcttttcttttcttttttaaaacatgTGAGAGGCTTTTTTTGATTacattaaatgttgagtgaaagatttcgttttattttgtattcataaaaaaatatatattttgtttctttttctttgtatttttttttttttttggaagtttagagatatatttattttatttgtattgaaatataataagtatcACACCAACAATATGAGAAATTCCTTCTAATTTTCAtcaatgctttgataatcaaaatctaggtttttttttttgcaattttttttctttatcaaaaTATTGCTATTGGAACAaagatttcaaattatattttctGTTTCAAAAGAATGCAACAAATGATTTGATTGTTGTACAAAAAAGGAatagaaatgcttttaaaacaccaaagagataattaagcattgaacttcatgtgagaggatttatttgattgcaacaaaatattaagtgaaatattttatattcataacaaaaaaaaaaaaaaaagttttgtttattttgctctttgttttttatttttttgaatgttcagaattatatgagttttatttattcaaaaatatcaaaccaaCAATATTAGACATTTCTGGTAATTTTCtatcaatactttaataatcAGAATCTAAGCTTTTTTCTtgctattctttttcctttatacttcttttcattttaaactacatgtatgaggaaaaatatttgaacatgttttaatattatttaacatGTTTGGTAATGTACTGGTGCATAACTTTTAGAatgatatattattttacacgcattttttaacctataatgaAAAGTACGATAGAAAtacatttaaattttgaaattaaattataatgaagtgCGCGGGTTTTGTGCTAGTTAAAGCACTCTCAATGGCTTATGTATATCTCAAATATaaaataggggtaattaccttttttcccccatcaactaccagctaTTGTCAACATGgtcccatgaactgacacctcgaacaaaagagagcatccaactaccaactttacatactttgcctcattccgtcagtttaattcgtaaaaagacttaaatagcctaattcaaattcaaaaatgacataaatgccctcaacttttttaaacatattaattttaatatttttttattaattactgttggagggcattttggtctttaaaccaaaattaacgcccaaaaatggaatattccgtccaagttaacgggattccctgacagaggggggcaaagtatgtaaagttggtagttggatgctctcttttggtcgaggtgccAGTTTATGggagcatgttgacaatggctggtagttgatggagggaaaaagtaattacccctataaAATAACTAACTAAAacccactttatctagtttagctaatgggttttaaaatgTATCATACATTtaattatctattcttaactctatattgtttctttattactttttaattatcttatttttttactatctttttttctatttttcaatctGTCATATTGGTCAACAATCGCTTTGTTAAAATGATCATTTTCTAATGCAAATTTTCTATGGTCATTTTTTCTCAAACGACCATTTTCtaataatcatatttttcaatagtcgttttgttaaatctgtcatTTTTCTAACACAATAACTTTTAAATGGTCATTTTTCTAACTGTCATTAAGGGTTGATCCTATCATAATCTTCTATGTAACCAAAACTAATCGACCTAAACCAATCAATTGTTGCTGCATAATAATATGCTCTTTAAGTAATAATAGAATGATCTGATGGCCTGGTAGAGTGataaaattctaataaattcAACTTGTTTTATACAAAACTTTGAACATTTGTACCGTTGGGGAACATGGTCCCGCTATTGGGAACCTGAATCGTCGCACACGAACCCACCAAGAGACCGAGTCACATTATTAGCCTCATTCTCACACTCGTTCCTAATGCTCCCCCGGATGTTCGGCGTGGTCGATGTAATgtcctagaaaatatttaatggatttattaggataaaataaaaataagtttatttggtgtgttaaaataaataaaatgattctaTAGATTTGTAATTGGTAGCcgagaaaataaaaatgcaagagaatatttctAAAGTCTAAAAAGAATtaagaattacaaaaaatagaagtagTAGTTTGAATAAAAGTCTTTTCTCTTCTAGTGAGAGAAGACGAGTAATAGTAgttgttttcatttaaagttctACTTGAATAGCAATAGATTATCTAGTTGAATGTATGGGATAACTCTATTTAGAATAGAGTTATTCTCTTATGGGGAGTTTGCTAACTTTATTGTGTATTAAAAAGAAGGATTATGGAATATAtgttatgttgaaaaaaaaaaaaattagttcacatcaattggtatcagagccaggcgTTTTTCTTCTTGAATAGCCAGAAGTTTGTTTACCCAAGAGGACCGGTTTCCCTCAAAAGAAACCAAATATTCTACAATAATCTCTGATCCACAACATCACCATGTCTTTCCAATTTTTCTGGAATAAAGAGGAACGAGCATAGCTAGAAAATAGTAGATCAGTTTTCCTAGCGATGGTTGCTAAATCCACCAAGCAGATGGAggagcataaaagaaaaattgaaagtttttctcCTCCATGCCCCTCTCCAGCAATCCAATCATTGCCCATAACACTTACCCCTACGGCTACCACCATCacaaaaaataggaagaaaagagttgctGAAGCAACAAAGATCCATCCAAGTCGACGTTCAACCAAACCACTGTCGACCAACCGCAAATCCGCCCACCCCAGTTGCAGATCCAGACGTCACCGGAGCTAGCAACGCCGACAACACTACAAGGGTCCACATTGCAACAATCTCCTTAGCCCATGCAGCCAACGGATCAGAAACCAGCGCCATAAGCCCATGTCGCCATCTCTTCAGCCCGTACTaccaacaaacaaaacaaaagcatcaccctcagacgaAGATTTGCACTATTCAATTCCTAGGTTTATTCTTTACTCTGGTGCAAGTGAGTTAAATGAACGACGAGCTTTTGTGTGgcttagaaaaaggaaaaaaaaaaaaaaaaaaaggacacaaTTTCCTTGTTTTTCCCTTGAGGACAAGGGAAAGGTTAGTGAGAGGGAATGATGTAATCCTAATCTGTAAGGattatatctttatttaaaTAACTTATTTAGTCTAAATAGAAGTAGTAGTTTGAATAAAAGTCTTATCTCTTCTAGTGAGAGAAGACGAGTAATAGTAgttgttttcatttaaagttctATTTGACTAGCAATAGGTTATCTAGCTAAATGTATAAGATAACTCTATCTAGAATAGAGTTATACTCCTATGGGAAGTTTGCTAGCTTTATTGTGTATTTAAAGGAAGGATTATGGAATATATgttatgttgaattttgttaagtaaaataCAGTCTCACAGTGTTTTTGGGAGTTCATGGCTCACTCGAAATAGCCAACCTATCCATTCTTatgttttgtattaattggttcACATCAAATCACTACTACTAATAATGAATACTAATTTACTCTAACTATTTCTATTAGActtaatttcataaaaatctGTGTTAATCAATCCCCATAAACGaatgagagaagaagaaaaataagaaaacaggCACAACCATGAAACTATGAAAGTATACGTAGCACGCAAACACGAGAGAGAGCTTGCTCTTGGGAGGAGCCCATAGAATGGCCCACTGGATCCGTAAAGTGGGCTGCTTTCTTAGCAGAAAGACCCATAAAGAAGACTTGCAGAAATGTAAAAACTCCGTAGCCGTAGGCAAAGCtgaaagaagaggaggaagatgGAGTTGGAGGCAGTTCCATTCGGGGTAATGGTAAAAGAGGTGCTCCTGAAGTTGGACACGGAGACGCTTTGCTCGGTGGCATGTGTCAGCAGAGCCCTCCGATTCTCCGTCTCCCAAGCCCTTCCCTTACTCTCCTCTCTCCATCTATCcgtatatctctctctctctctcactcttctCCCCCCCCCAAGAGTTTAAACCCAATTTGTGAATGACTATAATTTGTTTGTAATGGCAGGCATTTTCTCCGGATGCCCAGACTCTGGCTCACATTCTTTACAGGTGCAGCGGCCTTAATTGCCTCACCCTCAATTGCCTCCGCCTCGATGATTCGTCTCTGGGGAGATTCCTCGGTCCGCATCTCCAGGAGCTGAATCTTCTCAGCTGCTCTTTGCTCTCTTATCAAATTCTTGCTTCCATCGGGGAAACCTGCCCCAATCTAAGGTATCACCCCAATTTCACTTTTGTATCAACTCTGCTCACTAGATAAACAAATCGAATTGAAACTCTGAGGCAAGCCTTTTCTTGCTCTCAATGAGCTTCAAAGAGACTCTGCTCACTAGTAAGCAGGTGCGAAAACGAATTTTCTTGTCCGATAGCTCGGGGTATGGCTATGTCGGATTTCGATTCCCAAGTGCTCCAGCTTTCGAGGAGAGGGGTACGGGGGGTGCTCTTTCAATCCCCTGGAGTTCCCCTTGTAGTCAAAGGGTGGCGCCTGACCTTCATCGACTAGATAGACCCTTATTTACTTTCTGAAAAAGCGATCTGAGACATAATCTGCCTAAGTagataaataatttgttttCCAAGATCAAAGTTATCCACTTCTCCAGGGGGGGAGTACACCTCCTCTTTTTTCCAGGGTCTTGTATCTCTTCTCGACTTATTCTTCATCGGTATTCTTACCCGCATACTTCCGAATATAATGAAGAAGCTGCGCGAAAGCATTGCAAAATTTTTGAGACAGCTCAAGTTCATGCGCTTTTTTTCTCTATTCCTCGAGAGTTCTGGGCAGAGGTTGTCCTAACCTTCGTCTATCTGATTCACCGTCTTTTGTCTTCCGTTCTTTCTGGCATTTCTCCAAACCCCCTATCCTCTCAGACTCCCCCTAACCATTCTTGCCTCCATGTTCTTTGCTCTCATACCATTGTTTTTGCACATCAATCAGAGTCAGCTGACTAGGCCTCTCAAGTGCAATGTAATTATGCGCATGTGCTACTTAACATTTTATTTAACTtgcccaaaaaacaaaatttcaattctAAGACAAATGGATGATTAAATCAGGCATTGCCTTCTTTTATCATTGGTGATACCATTTGCCAAGGGCCCACTTGGGCCTCGGTCTACGTCAGGCCCCATCGGCCCTTAGGCCCAGCAAGGCCAATTTACCCCTCGAGTTGGGCTGTGCCTGTCGGCTGGCGAGGACCAGTACCGATAGGTTAGCCCCCTTCCCAAGGGAAGTCACCGATTGACGGTCCCTAGCCCGCTGGATGCGTTACGAGGGCCCCATTACAACAAACAATAGGAACATATTGACGATTGTGTTGAGGGAAATGTTTGCTGGCCACTAACTATGTCACGACAACCCTGTATTGAGAAATTGCAGCGGGATTTCTTGCCGGGCGGAGTCGGTGACGAGCGTAAGTTCCATCTAGTCAATTGGTCCAAGAATTGTGCTTTGCTTTCCACATGAAGTTTGGAGGTTAGGAACTTTATTCGGTTTAATTGAGCTTTCTTGGAGAAATGGTTTTGGAGTTACGCCACAAAAAGGGAAGCTTTGTGTAGATTGTTGGTGGAAACTAAATATGAGATCATGTGGGGTAGGTGGTGCTCCAATGAGGTGTACGGGTCCTATGTGCGGGGGTGTAGAAAAACATTGGGAGAGGGGGGTGTAGAAAAACATTGGGAGAGGATGGGGGGATTTCTCTAGATTCGTGAGATTTAAGGTGGAAGATGGGTCTAAGATGGGTCTAGTCAAACCTTAAAGGAAACTTTCTCGATTTTGTTCAGTATTTGCCCATTTTAAGGAGTCCTTGATGGTTACGCTATTTTCGAACGACATCGGTTAGTGGAATATTACCTTTATTAGATCCGTGCATTGGGAGATGGAGATAGTAACCTCTTTCTTCAATCTCTTGTACTCTATCAGGTCGAATCGGGGAGGCAAGGGTAGTATATGTTGACTCCCTTAAAAAAGGCGGACATTCgaggttagatttttttataaTGCGCTTAACCACTGCCTCCCCCCTTgctttcccttggaagagcatttggagaaataaggTGACTACAAGattggctttctttgtttggataGTAGTGCCTAAGGAGGATCCTGACCTTGGATAATCTAAGAAAAAGGCAAGTCATAGTAATGgattggtgttgcatgtgcagGAAGAGCAGGGAATCCATTGATCATCTTTTTGCTCCATTGCGAAGTTGCTAGTCTTGTGGGTATCGGTTTTTCGTCTTTTTGGGTGATGCCCTTATGGTTGGCAGAGCTATTGGCTAACTTGAGAGGCTAGATTCATAGTCACTATAATTTAGAAGCATGAAGGATGAGCCCCCATTGCCTGATGTGGTGTATATGGAGAGAACGCAATTCTTGAaactttgaagattgtgagaacACTGTGGTAGAGTTAAAAGATATAATGTTCAAAGCACTTTATGGGTAGATGGCTGCTACCAACTGTGCTTGCTTTTCTAATTTCCAAGAATTTttagatttgtgttcttcttcctctccctAAGTGGGtgtttcttgtatactccatgtgtacaTAGGTTGTGTCCCTTTGTGCTTTTGATAAATTGGTTTACTTATATGAAAAAAAGACATTCCTCTTTCCTCCTGCCATAGCAATTTATACCACAATTGGGCCTCTTCTTCCGGTGGAATGATGTGAGTGCTACTCTTTCGTCGATTGGTGTGCCatgatattgaaaaaattgCTCGGCTTGACCTAACCAACTTCTTGGATCTTCTTCATCGTTGAATCATAGAaaatccaaattaaaagttCTTAGGAAATGAGTGGTGCGATTGACTGGTATTGCACCGGTTAGCATTGCTCCTATTCCCCGTTGGAAGTTTCTCCTACTTTTGGTATAGTTTTAGGCCCTCCATGGTTTGGCAACAATTGAAACAACTGGCTAAGTCGTTCCATAAATTGCTGATGTCCGTTGGAAAGCGATTGCATGGTGTGCTCCATTTGCTCGGCCCATCCCTCCATTCCTAGGCTTTGACATCACTTTAGTACAGATCTGACCGAAGTTTTTGTCTTGGAACCTGTATTGAAGCTAtgacagaaaacaaaaatgaaccTTTGAAATTTTCTGGCTATTGCGAGGGAGCCAAGTCCTCCACATAAACAATTTTAATGAATCACAAATgagattattttattaataacaGTGAGCTCCTTATATGCATTAAGGCTCCGACCAATTTTCTAATCTAACAAATACaaagctttttttattttatttttattttttataaataatgtcatatcattaaaaagcgcagatgGGCACAACTCTAgtacacaagaaatatacaaaagtGCCCATAATCAGAGGAAACAAAGGAGCAGGAAATTAAAAACTATACAAACATAACACGACTCGGGGTATGAGCGAGACCCatacaaataacatattaagcacatttcgacACAACTCCAACACTGGcatctctacatcttcaaaatgtCGTGCATTCCGCCCACGCTAAATACCCCACATAACACacaaaggaacctgcttccaaatttgTTGAACTTGACCACGACCAAGCGAATTGCTCCAACtactcaacaaatccagcacctGTTgcggcattacccactccacACCAAACAACCTATAGAAAAAACTCCAGATATCCCGTGCAACATCACAGTGAAGTAAGAGGTGTTCAATGGATTCCCTACTCTTTTTGCTCATACAACACCACTGAACCACTACTATATGATGCCTACGCAAGTAGTCATGCGTCAATATCTATCCTAAGGCcgctgtccacacaaaaaaagacACCCGCAACGaggccttaacacgccaaatactcttccaaggaaaagagacaACCTCTTGACTAGCTAAGGCtaaagacttcacttcaaaatgcCCCCTTTTAGAGAGActccacactaacctgtcaaCCGCTCCATGCCGAGTCCGATGAGAATACAAACGCTCATATAATGAAAggaccatctccacctcccaatcttgtGCAAGTCACGTAAAGACAACATTCCAATGTGTAACTCCATCTACCAAAGACAAATTACCACCCCAAGCGTCTGGAAAACGAGCAATACTGAACAAAACTGGATAATAGAACTTTATGAGCctatctccacaccacaaatcatgctaAAATCGTACATTATACCCATCTCCCACCTCCAATCGcacaaacttataaaaaaatatcatatccCTTTCGAATATACTTCCAGacactcacaccataagaccTTCAGCCGCTAAtgaacaccaaccacccctcaaaCTCCCATACTTAACTTCAATCACCAATCTCCATACAGCCTCCTGCTCCTGAACAAATCTCCacatccacttccccaataaagcTCGACTAAACTgaatcaaatttcaaactctCAAACCACCTTCCTTAATTGGAGTACAAATTGTATGCCAGtttactaaatgaaattttaccTCATCCCCAATGCCACTCCAAAAAAAATCCCGTTGTAGTCTCTCAAGTCTCTTAGCCACAATCACAGGAATGGGGAACAACGATAAGTAATACGTAGGCCCTATTCCTAATTTGATGAACATCTTGACAAATCCTAAAAAAGAATAGGAGTTTGATATGAGTTTATTTTATCTAAAGAACCCATACTTATCCCTATATTGACAAAATTTACTAACTGAAAGAGTTGCAACACATTTAAAAGGGATCATGTTTAAAAGTTGCCACAAGAGACGCTCCACTAAATGTGAAATTGTTTAGTAAGTACGAAAACGAGAATTTGATGCTGAGATGAGACTTTTCCACACTCAATTCCCCATGCAAGTCACTGCTCCTTTAGACTTTGGATAGTTTCTGTGGCGTATGAGAACTCAATTATTTCTGAAACCAGttattgaaaacaattttggaaTTATGTATCTGCTTTCAGGACATAGATTAGAAACATATTGAGGATAAGGAGAACAGGTTCCCAGGCAAAGACTAAGGCTATTTGCTTGTTAATCTTATTCTATTAGCTCATCTCATTTGACACATTTTTTTAACTGCAGTAGCAAACCATCCAAGCACTAACACCTGAAGCATTttatctctaaattattttttgtttcccaTGTTTCATGTCAGGGTGCTTATGCTGGAATTGGTAGAGCAGGAATCACCTGAAGTATTCAAGAGTAACCTTGCCCGAATGCTTAGTGGGTGCTTGTACTTGGAGGTAAGATAAAGTGACCCAACCCTTTTCTTTAGATGGTTACTTTACTTCTCCGTCGATGCtctttcaaaatattttgactTACACATGAGGAAGTATGTTTGTCAGCTCAACCATGTTTGACTAAAAGAATTGAAGTGTCTCTTTCATACTGGTTCAGTCACTCTGTCTAAAGATTCGAGGAACAGATGTTGATGCAAGTGCTTTCCAGTCTGTTCAATTCTTCCTGCCCAAAACTCTCAGAATCCTGAAGTTACACCCAGTGCTTGAGCAAGATGGGATCCAGCTCATAAGTAAACTTCAAGTTGATAGGACTTTTTCTGAGACAGCTGATTTTTGCATCACCTTCTCTCCATTAACAGCGGGTTTTTCATTGCAGTGCTTGTCACTGGTCTTAGATATTATATCCGATGAGCTAATCATTTTGATCACCAACTCTCTTCCTCTTTTGATAGAGCTGGATCTTGAAGACAGACCACATAAGGAGCCATTACTGCACCACGACTTGACCAACAATGGGCTTCAGTCCTTGGGCTTTTGTCATCGTTTAACAAGTCTCTCACTTATACGGAGTAGACGGAATCACCAAGTGTCATTCAAAAGAATAAATGATATGGGCATGTTTCTCCTTTCTGAGGGCTGCAAAGGTCTAGAGTCAGTGAGACTTTGTGGGTTCTCTAGAGTTAGTGATGCTGGCTTTGCATCAATTCTACACTCCTGCCAGAGGTTGAAGAAATTTGAAGTCCGTAATGCCTTATTTTTGTCAGACTTGGCCTTTCATGATCTCACTGGGGTCCCTTGTCCCCTTGTTGAGGTGAGATTGTTGTCATGCAGTCTTATAACCAGCGAAACTGTGAAAAAACTGGCCTGTTCTAGGAGCTTGGAGGTGCTTGACCTATGTGGCTGCAAGAGTATAGCAAATTCCTGCCTGAGCTCCATTTCCTGTCTTCATAGATTGACTTCAGTGAATCTCTCGGGAGCTGACGTTACCAACTATGGTTTATCTATTCTTGGTCAGGGTAGTCCACCGATTACACATTTGTGTATAAGAGGCTGCAAGAGGGTAACTGATGAAGGACTCTCTCTTTTGCTCCATGGTGGAGGGACAATTAGCAAATCATTGTCAGCCCTGGATTTGGGACACATGCCAGGAATATCAGATAAAGCAATACTTACAATTGCTAAGGCTGGTATAGGCATTACCGAGTTATGTATTAGGTATTGCTTTAATGTGACTGATTCATCAGTGGAAGCCTTA contains these protein-coding regions:
- the LOC133874726 gene encoding F-box protein At-B isoform X1 translates to MELEAVPFGVMVKEVLLKLDTETLCSVACVSRALRFSVSQALPLLSSLHLSAFSPDAQTLAHILYRCSGLNCLTLNCLRLDDSSLGRFLGPHLQELNLLSCSLLSYQILASIGETCPNLRVLMLELVEQESPEVFKSNLARMLSGCLYLESLCLKIRGTDVDASAFQSVQFFLPKTLRILKLHPVLEQDGIQLISKLQVDRTFSETADFCITFSPLTAGFSLQCLSLVLDIISDELIILITNSLPLLIELDLEDRPHKEPLLHHDLTNNGLQSLGFCHRLTSLSLIRSRRNHQVSFKRINDMGMFLLSEGCKGLESVRLCGFSRVSDAGFASILHSCQRLKKFEVRNALFLSDLAFHDLTGVPCPLVEVRLLSCSLITSETVKKLACSRSLEVLDLCGCKSIANSCLSSISCLHRLTSVNLSGADVTNYGLSILGQGSPPITHLCIRGCKRVTDEGLSLLLHGGGTISKSLSALDLGHMPGISDKAILTIAKAGIGITELCIRYCFNVTDSSVEALAMKRRFQDESKLLRRLDLFNCIGLSVESMRSLKRPSFPGLHWLGIGHTRLTGKRTAVLTEICRERPWLTLCLDGCEMGCHDGWQFHGPDYR
- the LOC133874726 gene encoding F-box protein At-B isoform X2 translates to MELEAVPFGVMVKEVLLKLDTETLCSVACVSRALRFSVSQALPLLSSLHLSAFSPDAQTLAHILYRCSGLNCLTLNCLRLDDSSLGRFLGPHLQELNLLSCSLLSYQILASIGETCPNLRVLMLELVEQESPEVFKSNLARMLSGCLYLESLCLKIRGTDVDASAFQSVQFFLPKTLRILKLHPVLEQDGIQLIKLDLEDRPHKEPLLHHDLTNNGLQSLGFCHRLTSLSLIRSRRNHQVSFKRINDMGMFLLSEGCKGLESVRLCGFSRVSDAGFASILHSCQRLKKFEVRNALFLSDLAFHDLTGVPCPLVEVRLLSCSLITSETVKKLACSRSLEVLDLCGCKSIANSCLSSISCLHRLTSVNLSGADVTNYGLSILGQGSPPITHLCIRGCKRVTDEGLSLLLHGGGTISKSLSALDLGHMPGISDKAILTIAKAGIGITELCIRYCFNVTDSSVEALAMKRRFQDESKLLRRLDLFNCIGLSVESMRSLKRPSFPGLHWLGIGHTRLTGKRTAVLTEICRERPWLTLCLDGCEMGCHDGWQFHGPDYR